Proteins co-encoded in one Salvia splendens isolate huo1 chromosome 4, SspV2, whole genome shotgun sequence genomic window:
- the LOC121797651 gene encoding presenilin-like protein At1g08700: MESGSVLETIGQEIIGVMAPVSVCMLLVVLLVYTVYNPSSSAASATTIRTAANLVYMESPTDSTVQKLEGAILNAVVFVVIITLVTFLLVLLYYYRFNNFLLYYTRFSVFMIFSAMGSSILISIVQRFNIPIDAATFYILLFNFTILGTISVFSDGIPIIVKQSTMVVLGIIVAAWFSRLPEWTTWIVLVALALYDLAAVLAPGGPLKLLVELASSRDEELPALVYECRPNVGRNSGARVSNLGLFVAAGVGMSSDNHNGSVELQDLLRNGERGTAMEILQGEDLVIPIDENDRASGGEIEEVREEAGEMAPLMGDGSSTERGSSNSGRVDNSRLSRRTEREGIEMEDFNPRGIKLGMGDFIFYSVLVGRAAMYDLMTVYACYLAIISGLGCTLILLAVCRQALPALPISITLGVIFYFLTRLFMEPFVVGASTNLMMF; this comes from the coding sequence ATGGAGAGCGGAAGCGTTCTGGAAACTATCGGTCAAGAGATCATCGGCGTGATGGCGCCTGTCTCCGTATGCATGCTCCTCGTCGTCCTCCTCGTCTATACGGTCTACAAtccctcctcctccgccgcctccgccaCCACCATCCGCACCGCCGCCAATTTGGTCTACATGGAGTCCCCGACCGATTCCACCGTGCAGAAGCTCGAGGGGGCAATCCTCAACGCCGTCGTCTTCGTCGTCATCATAACCCTAGTCACCTTCCTCCTAGTCCTCCTCTACTACTACCGCTTCAACAATTTCCTCCTCTACTACACCCGATTCTCCGTCTTCATGATCTTCTCCGCCATGGGCAGCTCAATTCTCATCTCCATCGTCCAGAGATTCAACATCCCCATCGATGCTGCTACATTCTACATTCTATTGTTCAATTTCACCATATTGGGCACGATTTCCGTGTTCTCGGATGGGATTCCTATAATTGTGAAGCAAAGCACTATGGTTGTGTTGGGGATTATTGTGGCGGCGTGGTTTTCGCGGCTGCCGGAGTGGACGACGTGGATTGTGCTGGTGGCGCTGGCATTGTACGATTTGGCCGCCGTCTTGGCTCCAGGCGGGCCGCTGAAGCTATTGGTGGAGCTTGCATCTAGCCGGGATGAGGAATTGCCGGCATTGGTATACGAGTGTAGGCCAAATGTAGGGAGGAATTCTGGAGCTAGGGTTTCGAATTTAGGGCTTTTCGTAGCAGCAGGGGTTGGTATGAGTAGTGATAACCATAATGGCTCTGTAGAGTTACAAGATTTATTGAGGAATGGGGAAAGGGGCACTGCAATGGAGATTCTGCAAGGGGAGGATTTGGTCATTCCCATTGATGAAAATGATAGGGCTAGTGGGGGTGAGATTGAGGAAGTGAGGGAAGAAGCAGGGGAGATGGCACCATTGATGGGAGATGGCAGTTCAACTGAAAGGGGTAGTAGTAATTCCGGTCGAGTGGACAACAGTAGGTTGTCGCGAAGAACTGAGAGAGAAGGGATTGAAATGGAGGACTTCAATCCGAGGGGGATAAAGCTTGGCATGGGGGATTTCATCTTCTACAGCGTGCTTGTGGGAAGGGCTGCAATGTATGATCTGATGACGGTGTATGCTTGTTATCTCGCAATCATATCAGGACTTGGATGCACGCTCATATTGCTGGCCGTCTGTCGTCAAGCATTGCCAGCGCTTCCTATTTCGATTACTTTGGGGGTTATCTTTTACTTCTTGACCAGACTGTTCATGGAGCCGTTTGTTGTCGGGGCTTCTACCAATTTGATGATGTTCTGA